Proteins encoded by one window of Candidatus Sumerlaea chitinivorans:
- a CDS encoding ABC transporter, ATP-binding protein, whose amino-acid sequence MSETTRHPDAGEYGIIIEGLTKRYEDVVAVQNLDLRVRRGELFIFLGPNGAGKTTTMKVLAGLIRPTEGRAWVAGYDIQRDPVEAKRRTGFIPDHPYLYEKLTGADFFRFVGDLFSIPRPIQEQRMAHYFRLFGLESAADKLIENYSHGMRQKLVVSVALMHDPEVVIVDEPLVGLDPKSSRILKDLMREQARAGKTIFLSLHQLAVAEELADRIGIIHRGQLLFVGTIEELRARQQSSQADLEDLFLQLTAEEEPAVGSQLED is encoded by the coding sequence TTGAGCGAAACAACGCGCCACCCCGATGCGGGCGAGTATGGCATTATCATCGAAGGGCTGACCAAACGCTACGAGGATGTCGTCGCGGTGCAAAATCTCGACCTGCGGGTGCGCCGCGGCGAACTGTTCATTTTTCTTGGGCCGAATGGGGCGGGCAAAACCACGACGATGAAGGTGCTGGCGGGACTCATCCGCCCGACGGAAGGCCGTGCTTGGGTCGCCGGCTACGATATCCAGCGCGACCCCGTAGAGGCAAAAAGACGCACGGGGTTCATCCCCGATCATCCGTACCTTTACGAGAAGCTGACGGGTGCCGACTTTTTCCGCTTTGTGGGCGATTTATTTTCAATCCCGCGGCCAATCCAAGAGCAGCGCATGGCGCATTACTTTCGTCTGTTTGGGCTGGAAAGCGCGGCGGATAAGCTCATCGAAAACTACAGTCACGGCATGCGGCAGAAATTGGTGGTGAGCGTCGCCCTCATGCACGACCCGGAGGTCGTGATCGTCGATGAGCCACTAGTCGGGCTCGATCCCAAAAGCTCCAGAATTCTGAAAGATCTTATGCGCGAGCAGGCTCGGGCAGGGAAGACTATATTCCTGTCCCTGCACCAATTGGCCGTGGCCGAGGAACTGGCCGATCGTATCGGAATCATTCATCGAGGGCAGCTCCTGTTCGTCGGAACGATTGAAGAGCTGCGGGCGCGCCAGCAAAGCAGTCAGGCCGACCTTGAGGACCTTTTCCTTCAACTTACAGCGGAGGAGGAGCCAGCTGTGGGTTCTCAGCTTGAGGATTAG
- a CDS encoding Cytochrome c-type biogenesis protein DsbD, protein-disulfide reductase, with product MLKRIVWLVAFCAVGVPAFAGLTDFDAAASLSSRGLLLTLLIVFAAGVLVSFTPCVYPMIPITLSIIGARSANQRPLQGFLRSFVFVLGLATVYSLLGYAGAKSGKLLGFLLQNKWFLGFLLVFFLAMGLSMLGLFEIQMPPALASRLQGKANRGGFVGAFLLGMITGVIASPCGSPVLFSILTLATQSGQELVGISLLFFYALGIGLLFMLLGTFPAFLKVMPKSGDWMEDIRIFLGALLIAVAVGYYGALLFPVAVYRGVVVISAVLGALFLLRLGNRRSHLPVLQRFWQGLALVLTLVAGYVVGISQPLLTHTGGALSAQSAAQLSPPQAGHTSALAQDSSTTSAVTASSTDATAARGGQELASNAAGPTGQSAEEWLTDEATALARGRAEGRPVMIDFGAEWCAACKELERKTFPHPDVARELSRFIKVKVDMTEENETNSALAQKYGAMSLPTIIFIAPDGRVLSDLTLRKFEAPDLFLERLRKVREAEAKTP from the coding sequence ATGCTCAAACGAATTGTGTGGCTGGTCGCCTTCTGTGCGGTGGGTGTTCCAGCATTTGCAGGTCTGACAGACTTTGACGCTGCAGCGAGTCTCTCAAGCCGTGGTCTCTTGCTAACCTTACTGATCGTGTTTGCCGCGGGAGTGTTGGTGAGTTTCACCCCGTGCGTCTACCCAATGATCCCAATTACTCTAAGCATCATTGGGGCACGCTCGGCAAACCAACGACCCCTTCAGGGGTTTTTGCGTTCCTTCGTTTTTGTGCTTGGTTTAGCGACGGTTTACTCGCTGCTTGGCTACGCAGGCGCAAAATCGGGCAAGCTGTTGGGCTTTTTGCTTCAGAATAAGTGGTTTCTCGGATTTCTGTTGGTGTTCTTCCTCGCGATGGGGCTGAGCATGTTGGGGCTTTTCGAGATCCAAATGCCCCCGGCTCTGGCAAGTCGCTTGCAGGGCAAAGCCAATCGCGGTGGGTTTGTGGGGGCGTTTCTGCTGGGAATGATCACGGGGGTAATCGCCTCGCCCTGCGGTAGCCCGGTCCTTTTCAGCATCCTGACGCTTGCCACCCAAAGTGGGCAGGAACTGGTTGGGATATCGTTACTTTTCTTTTACGCGTTGGGGATTGGCCTTTTGTTCATGCTGTTAGGAACATTCCCAGCGTTTCTAAAAGTAATGCCCAAGTCAGGGGACTGGATGGAGGATATTCGGATCTTCTTGGGGGCGCTGCTCATCGCGGTTGCGGTGGGATACTATGGGGCACTTCTCTTCCCGGTGGCCGTGTATCGCGGCGTGGTCGTAATTTCAGCAGTGCTGGGCGCCCTGTTTTTGCTCCGCCTTGGGAATCGGCGTTCCCACCTGCCTGTGCTTCAAAGGTTCTGGCAAGGCCTTGCGCTCGTGCTGACGCTGGTTGCGGGGTACGTTGTGGGGATCTCGCAACCTCTTCTTACGCACACCGGTGGCGCACTTTCGGCGCAGTCCGCGGCACAACTGTCACCACCACAGGCGGGGCACACTAGCGCTCTGGCTCAGGATAGCTCCACCACGAGTGCCGTCACTGCGTCGTCTACGGATGCGACCGCGGCTCGAGGTGGGCAGGAGCTCGCTTCGAACGCTGCCGGGCCGACGGGTCAGAGTGCCGAGGAATGGTTGACAGACGAAGCGACCGCGCTGGCCCGCGGCCGAGCTGAGGGGCGACCCGTGATGATCGATTTTGGAGCGGAATGGTGCGCAGCGTGTAAGGAACTTGAACGGAAAACTTTTCCCCATCCGGATGTTGCACGCGAGCTGAGCCGCTTCATCAAAGTCAAGGTGGATATGACGGAAGAGAATGAAACGAACAGTGCTTTGGCACAGAAATATGGTGCCATGTCGCTCCCCACGATTATTTTTATCGCCCCCGACGGGCGAGTGCTCAGTGACCTGACCTTACGCAAATTTGAAGCGCCGGACCTCTTTCTCGAACGGCTAAGGAAAGTCCGCGAGGCGGAGGCAAAAACACCATGA
- a CDS encoding Sugar ABC transporter permease, whose translation MMAIFALTCFAIVVVVPFIYMVFISLKGPAEVGNGRFVPDAVRDLLRLRHRDFAFVEVRLSDEQFALLNNAPWAPEAPFLAMDPHSLKEMLVPMVPHDALWGRRIGLEKPGYGLTYVIALYEVHDPRNELRQRKVASILCPHPSGNAWEAVEAKVIPRNLTTMVGRLFANYRVLVSWEPLRSGHLLAWLSSGYPRWYLNSLFVALSTVILGVFFDSLAAFAFAKFEFPFRRILFGVLVATIMIPYPVTLVPTFFLFSELGLYNTYAALIVPGLVSAFGIFLVRQYVLTVPDDMLAAARVDGASDFELYLYVILPIARPILAALAVFRFIWQWNSYLYPLILTNRDEMKTVQLGLATLQGPFGNVDYGVQMAGATLAVVPILILYLFMQRHFIAGITMGSVKA comes from the coding sequence GTGATGGCCATTTTTGCGCTCACGTGCTTTGCCATCGTCGTTGTGGTGCCGTTCATCTACATGGTTTTCATCTCGTTGAAGGGGCCGGCCGAGGTGGGCAATGGGCGGTTTGTGCCCGATGCGGTGCGGGATCTGTTACGACTGCGCCATCGTGACTTCGCTTTTGTGGAAGTGCGTCTGAGCGACGAGCAGTTTGCGTTGCTCAACAATGCCCCGTGGGCCCCTGAGGCACCCTTTCTCGCTATGGACCCGCATTCATTGAAGGAGATGCTCGTGCCCATGGTCCCGCACGACGCACTTTGGGGGCGTCGCATTGGGTTAGAGAAGCCGGGCTATGGTCTCACGTACGTGATTGCGCTCTATGAGGTGCACGACCCACGCAACGAATTGCGTCAACGCAAAGTGGCTTCCATCCTGTGTCCGCATCCGTCGGGCAACGCGTGGGAAGCCGTTGAGGCAAAAGTCATCCCCCGTAACCTCACTACGATGGTGGGGCGGCTGTTCGCGAACTACCGCGTCCTTGTGTCGTGGGAACCCCTGCGCTCCGGGCATCTGCTGGCATGGCTTTCCAGTGGTTATCCGCGGTGGTATCTCAATAGTCTGTTTGTCGCCCTCAGCACGGTGATCTTGGGGGTTTTTTTCGACTCCCTTGCGGCCTTTGCTTTCGCGAAATTTGAGTTTCCTTTTCGACGGATACTGTTCGGCGTGCTCGTTGCCACCATCATGATCCCATATCCGGTGACGCTCGTGCCGACGTTCTTTTTGTTTTCGGAGCTTGGACTTTATAATACGTATGCGGCGCTGATTGTGCCGGGATTGGTGAGTGCATTCGGAATCTTCTTGGTGCGGCAGTATGTGCTCACGGTTCCGGACGACATGCTTGCGGCGGCGCGAGTTGACGGCGCGAGCGATTTTGAGCTGTATCTCTACGTGATTTTGCCGATTGCGCGTCCCATACTCGCGGCGTTGGCCGTCTTTCGTTTCATCTGGCAGTGGAACTCGTACCTCTATCCCCTGATCCTCACGAATCGCGATGAGATGAAAACCGTTCAGCTTGGTTTGGCCACGCTTCAAGGGCCGTTCGGCAATGTGGACTACGGGGTGCAGATGGCGGGGGCAACTTTGGCTGTTGTGCCCATTCTGATTCTCTACCTCTTTATGCAGCGGCATTTCATCGCCGGCATCACCATGGGTTCTGTTAAGGCGTAG
- a CDS encoding Teichoic acid export ATP-binding protein TagH — MNVREPKAKPVTQTPHKMAPAALPLNPEHGVEVEHVAKRYRVILGEVGRIRGFLFWRWSSRHQRRDLWALDDVSFTVRKGEILGVLGPNGAGKSTLLRILGGITPPDRGVVRRGPRVAAMLDLSVGFHPALTGYENIFLAGSLLGIPRAEMRHRLPEIIAFSGLDPAALEQPIRHFSSGMTARLGFALAVHTDPDVILVDEVLAVGDSEFQIRSAQRMLKFAEEGRSMVLVSHMVDQIEHICARTLWLDRGRVMDFGPTQHVTPKYRRFLNERIHHAKEAAPSPTLATAEGIAHSAGATAETNSLKSTSQTNAVRIESLSLEDEEGRPRDRFATGAFLRAVAVVRAYTPLPRWNALVTVFNEVGDIVDDFLITEKGVSPPPLTGAVRITIAFCPLLLYRGRYELVLEIVREEDPQESFSPLRGAATSRPTPPTLARAVATFEVETDLNGIQPLVYGTMPFELEVIPKID, encoded by the coding sequence GTGAATGTTCGAGAGCCGAAAGCGAAACCAGTGACGCAAACCCCACATAAAATGGCACCGGCGGCGCTGCCCCTGAACCCTGAGCACGGGGTTGAAGTCGAGCACGTAGCCAAGCGCTACCGCGTCATTTTGGGCGAAGTGGGACGCATCCGGGGTTTTCTTTTCTGGCGGTGGTCCTCCCGTCACCAACGTCGGGATCTCTGGGCGCTCGACGACGTCTCGTTCACCGTGCGCAAGGGCGAGATTCTTGGAGTACTCGGACCGAACGGCGCAGGCAAAAGCACCCTGCTGCGCATTCTCGGCGGGATCACCCCTCCCGACCGCGGAGTGGTTCGCCGCGGCCCACGAGTTGCCGCCATGCTCGATCTATCCGTTGGTTTTCACCCTGCTCTCACTGGCTATGAGAACATTTTTCTTGCAGGGTCGCTTCTGGGCATTCCCCGCGCCGAGATGCGCCACCGCTTACCAGAAATCATCGCGTTCAGCGGTCTCGACCCCGCGGCTCTCGAGCAGCCCATTCGGCATTTTTCGTCGGGCATGACAGCGCGACTCGGGTTTGCGTTGGCGGTCCACACGGATCCGGACGTCATCCTTGTGGATGAAGTGCTCGCCGTTGGAGACTCCGAATTCCAAATCCGGAGTGCCCAGCGCATGCTGAAGTTCGCTGAAGAAGGTCGCTCAATGGTGTTGGTCTCACACATGGTGGACCAGATTGAGCATATCTGCGCACGCACTCTATGGCTCGACCGGGGGCGTGTCATGGATTTTGGCCCCACCCAGCATGTGACCCCCAAATACCGCCGTTTTCTCAATGAACGAATCCACCATGCTAAGGAGGCTGCCCCTTCACCCACGCTGGCGACGGCAGAAGGTATCGCTCATTCAGCCGGGGCCACAGCTGAAACGAACTCTCTGAAATCGACATCTCAAACCAACGCCGTGCGCATTGAAAGCCTCTCACTCGAGGATGAGGAAGGCCGCCCCCGCGACAGGTTTGCTACCGGCGCCTTTCTGCGCGCGGTTGCGGTCGTTCGCGCCTACACTCCACTTCCACGGTGGAACGCGTTAGTGACCGTGTTCAACGAGGTTGGCGATATCGTGGACGATTTCCTCATCACCGAAAAAGGGGTTAGCCCGCCCCCACTCACCGGCGCCGTGCGCATCACCATCGCATTTTGCCCACTGCTTCTCTACCGAGGGCGCTATGAACTCGTCCTCGAAATCGTCCGTGAAGAGGATCCGCAAGAGTCCTTTTCCCCACTTCGCGGTGCAGCGACATCCCGCCCCACTCCTCCCACACTTGCCCGCGCTGTTGCAACCTTTGAAGTTGAAACGGACCTTAACGGCATTCAACCGCTTGTCTACGGCACGATGCCGTTTGAGTTGGAAGTCATTCCCAAGATCGACTGA
- a CDS encoding UDP-glucose 4-epimerase yields MAKVLITGGCGFIGSNLTAKFLADGDEVTVFDNLSRRGTERNLEWLRGQNNPKFHFVQGDIRDSAAIRDVVAATDYDLVFHTAAQVAVTTSVTDPRTDFEVNALGTFNVLEAVRASGRKPIVFFTSTNKVYGGMEDVKIVERDGRYDYEDLPHGVPESRGLDFHSPYGCSKGAADQYVRDYARIYGIPTVVFRMSCQYGPRQFGNEDQGWVAHFVIAAHRGQSINIYGDGKQVRDILYIDDLVRAFQMAAQSISRTAGKIYNIGGGRPNTISLLELVADLEQIVGHDIPLNFGPWRPGDQPVYISDIRQAQEDFGWAPTISKAEGVRRLLEWVRANPALFE; encoded by the coding sequence ATGGCAAAGGTACTGATCACAGGTGGTTGTGGATTCATCGGAAGCAATCTGACGGCTAAGTTTTTGGCAGATGGCGATGAGGTGACCGTGTTTGATAATTTGTCGCGGCGAGGAACTGAGCGCAATCTCGAGTGGCTGCGTGGCCAGAACAACCCCAAGTTTCACTTTGTGCAGGGGGATATCCGGGACAGCGCCGCGATTCGAGATGTCGTTGCTGCCACGGATTACGACCTTGTGTTCCACACGGCAGCACAGGTAGCGGTCACGACTTCTGTAACGGATCCGCGGACAGATTTTGAAGTCAACGCCCTTGGCACGTTCAACGTCCTCGAGGCGGTGCGCGCCAGCGGCCGCAAACCCATCGTGTTTTTCACTTCCACGAACAAAGTTTACGGGGGGATGGAAGACGTAAAGATTGTCGAACGGGACGGCCGCTACGACTATGAGGATCTTCCCCACGGTGTTCCGGAAAGTCGTGGTTTGGATTTTCACTCACCCTATGGCTGCTCAAAGGGTGCTGCGGATCAGTATGTGCGCGATTATGCCCGCATTTATGGCATCCCGACAGTGGTGTTTCGCATGAGTTGCCAATATGGGCCGCGACAATTCGGCAATGAGGATCAGGGCTGGGTTGCCCATTTTGTCATCGCTGCTCATCGAGGCCAGAGCATCAACATTTACGGCGATGGCAAGCAGGTGCGCGACATTCTCTACATTGACGACTTGGTGCGGGCGTTCCAAATGGCCGCTCAGTCCATCTCGCGGACTGCAGGGAAGATCTACAACATCGGCGGGGGACGCCCCAACACGATTAGCCTACTTGAACTGGTGGCGGATCTCGAGCAGATCGTGGGCCACGATATCCCGCTGAATTTCGGTCCTTGGCGACCGGGCGACCAACCCGTTTATATTAGCGACATTCGTCAGGCGCAGGAGGACTTTGGTTGGGCGCCGACGATCTCGAAAGCGGAAGGGGTGCGGCGCCTACTCGAATGGGTGCGGGCAAACCCCGCGCTTTTTGAATAG
- a CDS encoding Sodium/hydrogen exchanger family protein, with the protein MGELLQIAAVLALAVAFGMLAALLRQPLIGIFVLTGIVVGPSGLRIISSHSQFELLGSIGISLLLFIGGLKLDIRLLRRVGRGLVWAGAAQVVGTALLALPLVAPFAGGQPMVFAVLALALTFSSTVVGLKVLADRNELDSLPGVLAMGILLIQDFAVVLILIWLDVLAMPTGHARPLPPWLGVPAGAGLLAALFGIGTLYLPPFLRRFARTPEFLTLFAITWATLLAALCETLGLSKELGAFVAGLTFAASPFKDTISSRLAPLRDFLILFFFLDVGARVEFGLLGGQLVAVGLYLGFTLLLKPAIIFGILARSGYSARTSLMSTLPLLPMSEFSFLLAANAMRAGILQPTDAGALTLAGLASFFVSPFVLNRAEEIYRFCRPWLERSEKGRKDRESTLATHIAAPTPPEIIVIGLGEYGIRLCEFLLRRGKSVLGVDFNPDVLAAAAARGIPVHYGDAEDDGLYNHLPLEKARWVVAAFRSSPLAQTVLGLLKACDWHGRVALRADNDEVARLLEEAGAHVVLRPYSDAAELAADSITESSDIVFHLGRWPMAFREVRLPSHAGTVGQSLAALQLRSTTGASVLAISRAGRTTLDPPGDFILYPNDRLLLMGAPHALDAAEEALTNPAPSSVESEFQFDVAEIRLPANSPVVHETLEQSRIRQTYGVTVAAVLREGRWTINPGGSFSLLPNDYVLVVGPADKVEAFRLLHTRTTQPLR; encoded by the coding sequence GTGGGTGAGCTCCTACAAATCGCTGCTGTCCTTGCCCTCGCAGTTGCTTTTGGCATGCTTGCGGCCCTCCTTCGCCAACCTCTGATTGGAATCTTTGTGCTCACTGGAATCGTAGTGGGGCCCTCGGGATTGCGGATTATTTCCTCTCACTCACAGTTCGAGCTTTTGGGTTCGATTGGCATTTCGCTTCTGCTTTTCATCGGCGGGCTGAAGCTGGACATTCGGTTGCTTCGGCGAGTCGGCCGCGGACTGGTATGGGCCGGTGCCGCTCAAGTAGTTGGGACCGCCCTCCTTGCGCTTCCGCTGGTAGCCCCATTTGCGGGGGGTCAACCCATGGTATTCGCCGTTCTGGCTTTGGCGCTCACATTTTCGAGCACCGTCGTGGGGCTCAAAGTGCTGGCCGACCGCAATGAGCTCGATTCACTGCCGGGCGTATTAGCCATGGGGATTTTGCTTATCCAAGATTTTGCCGTGGTGCTTATTTTGATTTGGTTAGACGTGCTGGCGATGCCGACCGGTCATGCCCGCCCACTTCCCCCGTGGCTGGGTGTGCCCGCAGGTGCGGGGCTGCTCGCTGCGCTGTTCGGAATTGGCACACTTTACCTGCCGCCATTTCTGCGGCGTTTTGCTCGCACCCCTGAGTTTCTCACTTTATTTGCAATCACGTGGGCCACGCTCTTGGCGGCTTTGTGTGAGACCTTGGGCCTCTCGAAAGAATTGGGGGCTTTCGTCGCGGGTCTGACCTTTGCCGCCAGCCCCTTCAAGGATACCATCAGCTCGCGCTTGGCGCCTCTACGCGACTTTTTGATCCTTTTCTTCTTCCTCGATGTGGGGGCTCGTGTCGAGTTTGGGCTTCTTGGTGGCCAATTGGTGGCCGTTGGGCTCTACCTTGGCTTCACCTTGCTCCTCAAACCAGCGATCATCTTCGGGATTCTTGCTCGGTCAGGTTACAGCGCCCGCACCTCGCTCATGAGCACCCTGCCACTCTTACCGATGAGTGAGTTCTCGTTCTTATTAGCCGCCAACGCCATGCGTGCCGGTATTCTTCAGCCAACCGACGCAGGCGCTCTCACACTCGCAGGATTGGCCTCGTTTTTTGTCAGCCCCTTTGTGCTGAACCGCGCCGAGGAAATCTACCGGTTCTGTCGGCCGTGGCTTGAGCGAAGTGAAAAGGGTCGGAAGGATCGCGAGAGCACACTTGCGACGCACATAGCCGCCCCGACGCCGCCCGAAATCATTGTGATCGGCTTGGGGGAATATGGCATACGCCTCTGCGAGTTCCTGCTACGTCGGGGAAAAAGCGTGCTTGGAGTAGATTTTAACCCGGATGTGCTTGCGGCGGCAGCCGCCCGCGGTATTCCGGTGCATTACGGCGACGCCGAGGACGATGGGCTTTACAACCATCTCCCCCTTGAGAAAGCGCGTTGGGTCGTCGCTGCTTTTCGCTCCTCGCCACTCGCACAAACGGTCCTTGGTCTGCTCAAAGCGTGCGATTGGCACGGGCGTGTTGCCCTGCGCGCCGACAATGACGAGGTCGCCCGATTGTTGGAAGAAGCTGGGGCACACGTCGTCCTCCGTCCCTACTCGGACGCAGCTGAGCTGGCTGCCGACAGCATTACTGAGTCGTCGGACATTGTGTTCCATCTTGGTCGTTGGCCGATGGCGTTCCGCGAAGTACGACTTCCAAGCCACGCCGGTACGGTCGGGCAGTCCCTCGCGGCACTTCAGTTGCGCTCCACCACGGGGGCCAGCGTGCTTGCCATCAGCCGCGCGGGGCGGACGACACTCGATCCTCCCGGCGATTTCATCCTTTACCCGAACGATCGCTTACTGCTCATGGGGGCCCCTCACGCCTTGGATGCTGCAGAAGAAGCTTTGACCAATCCTGCTCCCTCCTCGGTCGAGAGCGAATTTCAATTCGATGTGGCCGAAATCCGCTTGCCGGCCAACAGCCCAGTCGTCCATGAGACGCTTGAGCAGAGTCGTATTCGGCAAACGTACGGCGTCACAGTGGCAGCCGTGCTCCGCGAAGGTCGCTGGACCATCAATCCCGGCGGGAGCTTCTCACTGCTACCGAACGATTATGTGCTGGTTGTTGGGCCTGCTGACAAGGTCGAAGCGTTCCGATTGCTCCACACGCGGACGACCCAACCGCTCCGCTAA